From Longimicrobiaceae bacterium:
ACGCGAGACGGAGCGTGCCGGGCCGCTGCTCGTGCGGCCCCAGCGCGACGATGTACCTCTGCGTGGGCCGGCCTTCTTCCGTCTGATCTGCCACGGCGTACGAGAAGAGCATCTTGTGCGGCCACACGTAAGCATTCCGCAGCGCGTTCTGTACGAAGACCGCAGTTTCCTCCAGGAAGGGGCCAACGCCCCGCTCCCGTGCGTACTCGCTCAGGTAACGGCGGTTGCTCTCCTTCGTACCGCCGACGCGTTCCTGCCGCTCCGACATCGGCTCGCTCTCCACCTGTTTGGCGAGCAGCAGGTCTCCACCGCACCGAAAGCCCTGGAAGGTGAGAAGCTCGATGCGGACGCCGGACCCGGCGAGGAAGTTCACCATTCGCAGAGTGCGTTCGTCGACGCCCAGGCCCACGAGTACCATGCGCGGGCGCTCGCTCAGCGGGCCGGAATCGCCCGGATGTTCCTGCGCGTACCACTCCGCGAAATCTGTGACCCGCGGAATGCCGAATCTGCCGGAGCTTTCTTCGATCCACCGGGCAAGGCGGTCCAAGTCCATCGCGGCGATATTCGACGCATAGTCGACCACCTGGGCCACGGCGTCGCGCGTGAGCACCCCGCGCTTCAGCTCGAACACCACCAGTCTTCCCTCGCCGTCCACGCCCAGCAGGTCCAGGGGGCCGCTCCCGGTCTCCAGCTGCCGGCCCACGAGCGAGAGCCCTTGCTCCAGCAGATCCGGCGAGCCGACGAGAACGTCTTCCAGCAGCCGCTCGGTCTCGCTGCTGTGCACCGGCTCCAGAGGCGCCGTGGAACCGCTGGAGCGTTCCACCTTCCAGATTCGGATTCTGCTCATCGTGCAGGCCGCCGGTCGGACGTGACGAGATGTGACGCATAGGAATCGGTAGCGTAGCGGGCGTGGAGCCGTCCGTCCAGCCCGCTTCGGTTCGCGGCGCGTTTCAGTTTCGGCGGGTAGAGCAAGAAACCTCCACCTGAACGGGCGGAGGTCGTTAGGTGTGGTGCCTTGCTCATCGTCCGGCGCAGATCCTTTAGATGCAGCGGATGTGAGATGCGGACGTGCCAGAAGCCGGGAGATGCGCGGCCTCTCAAATATCCCTGGCACCCTTCGCCTTCCACATCATGCGGGGGGCGAGGGCGGCGCCGAGGAGCGTCACCGGGAGGATTTGTAGCATCTGGAGGAGGAGGGCGACGCTGATGGCGGCTTCGCGCGGGAGGCCGAGACGGACGGCGACCACGGCGTAGATGAGCTGGAAGACGCCTACGCCACCGGGCGTGGTGCGCACCGCGAAGCCAAGGTTCGCCGCGAGCAGCACCGTCACCGTACCGCCGAGCGTGATGGGGAAGTGCAGCGCCAT
This genomic window contains:
- a CDS encoding endonuclease NucS domain-containing protein; this translates as MSRIRIWKVERSSGSTAPLEPVHSSETERLLEDVLVGSPDLLEQGLSLVGRQLETGSGPLDLLGVDGEGRLVVFELKRGVLTRDAVAQVVDYASNIAAMDLDRLARWIEESSGRFGIPRVTDFAEWYAQEHPGDSGPLSERPRMVLVGLGVDERTLRMVNFLAGSGVRIELLTFQGFRCGGDLLLAKQVESEPMSERQERVGGTKESNRRYLSEYARERGVGPFLEETAVFVQNALRNAYVWPHKMLFSYAVADQTEEGRPTQRYIVALGPHEQRPGTLRLAFPQRVLDLGADVEQALIDAGGARVPLASRALEIMLQPSSWPSVRDRIGAALEMVRRRWEERRTQQAVSAIEEEPDSLLHDPDPDDVRPA